aaatgtataaaaaatagtgaataaCCTCATGCATGATGTCCAAAATGAAATTGAGCTGGAGATTAAGGTCTGTTTGGTTCACAACTCACTTATATCTCAGCTTTCATATCTCAGTTCTCATCACTCAATCCTCTATCTCATATCTCATATTCTAATTCTCAATTTTCTATTAACTAAGTTCCCATTGTGTTTGGCATCAAAACTTGGCTTAagtttttagataaaaaaaagcAACCTTATCTCAAAACTGTGGAGCCAACTGGTCTTACGAACCTGTGTGAAAGTAAGAAGAAAAGACCCAGGcattgaagaaagagaaagaaagataaaagaaataaaagaaataaagaaagagagttgTTGGGTGGAGTGTGATTGAGACTAGACATTGAAGCGGGTCCCATATAGATGCAAAGAATTACAATAATGCCATCATAACTCATTTTTCATTGCTTGAAAACAGGAAAaacttgttttcaattttcattactctaattcaattttttgaattttgggatataaaaattgaaaacaaaaatttaaccaACCAAACAAGTAAGTCAGGTGTGGGACTCATGAAAAATAAGTaatgagtgatgagtaatgaaAACTCCTTAAACAAAAACATGgcctaatatttttatttttgggaactATAGTAACTAACACTTGAGATCCTACTGCTTTATCCGTTAGATCTTTAAAGAATTTATTGAATGATACGATTATAtgaaataaaactcataaagCTAATGaacacttcttttttatttttaaaaataggcACGGAGTTAAGCAACCAAGAAATCCATGGTCAGATGGTCCTGAAAATATTACCCAGTGTCCAATTAAACCAGGAAAAAAATTCACTTATGAGGTTGTATTTTCTGATGAAGAAGGAACGCTTTGGTGGCATGCCCATAGTGACTGGTCGCGTGCAACAGTTCACGGCGCAATTGTTATCTCTCCTAAAAATGGAACCTCTTATCCATTTCCAAAGCCCTATGCTGAAGAAGTAATTATATTGGGTATAATTTAGCAATGGCTAGTGGCCATAACTTACTTTCAGAGAGGATATAATGGCATATATATACCATATAACTAGGAAGATTGCAAAAGATTAACTGGAAATTAAATGTATGCTAAGTTTGTACTTATACATCTAAATCTTCCTTTTTATACATTGCAGCGGAATGGTTTAAGGGAGATGTGATGGAAATAATCGATGAAGCTACAGCAACCGGTGCTGATCCAGAGGTATCAGATGCCTACACTCTTAATGGCCAACCAGGATATCCAAACAATTGCTCTATTGGTATGAATTTCTTTCCAAATTTatcatgggaaaaaaaaattctaaaaaataaaaattgttttataaaAGAGCTTTGATTGTTTCGCATCCAATTGTATCCACATTAGTGCGTTGGGGAACAACTTATTTgcggtaacttatttgcatagCGTATTTAGTTTTTGgtaactttttatattaaatgtgtgacaaaaaactaaaacttaGATAATTTGCAAAAGAAACTGAgataaaaagtgaaaacaaataAGTAGGGGCCAATCGCACACTCACTCCATGTCCATACTCCTTCATATCATGTATGAAATATGGATAACTAGCATGAAAGTGTAAACATTGTGTGAAATACTTTACATCCAGGTGTTAGCAACAATAAtttctcttataaaaaaaaaaataaataaatgctctTGTAAATGATTTTTCTTCCATTATTTGGGGGGAAAGCAAAAACGATACTTACCACTGATAGTTGGAAAACATTGGATATGATTTTAAGagttgggttcaaattacattactcaaattattttattggataaCAATTTTGACAAAGCTATTGttgaattacattttatttCGTATACCTTACATGTTtgctaaaattttaaagaaatggaAATCACTAACTATGTCatatatcaaatattttaatatttagatttttatattttaaaattaagtgtAAAAGATAGGTTCCTTAATCAAATAGtcaataaaatttgatttatatgaaatttgatatgcaatGTGTTAAGAATATTGGGATGGGAATATATAATGTCAAGGTCGgatcttaaaaattttgttccaataaaaagttattatgtTGTCTAACATTACTTAAAAGTTACATCAGTTATAACTCCATCTTAACCCCTTCTTTAATTAAACTACAATTAATTGATCATATTTTCATGCTTCAGCAACAACATATCGTCTACGAGTTATTCAAGGAAAGACCTATCTTCTCCGCCTCATCAACGCCGGCATGAATGAAGAAATGTTCTTCGCCATTGCACATCACAAGCTCACAGTTGTTGCACAAGATGCTTCATACTTAAAACCCATAAACACTAGCTACGTCATGATAACTCCAGGACAAACAATGGACATTTTGGTCACAGCAAACCAGTCTCCAAGCCATTATTACATGGCTGCTCGTCCTTTCTTTGACTCTCAAGCTCCATACGACGAGACCAACACTACAGCAATTTTTCAGTACGTAGGCAATTATACTCCTCCATCCTCTCCTTCCTTTCCAACCCTTCCTAATATTACTGCCAAGTCTGCTGCTGACAACTTCACAGCTCGCTTAAGAGCTTTGGCGAGCAAAGATCACCCAATTAGTGTCCCAACTGGAGTTGATGAACGGATATTTATCACAGTTTCTGTAAATCAATTAACTTGTGATAAAGCTTCGTGTGGGGGTCCAAATAATTCCACTTTAGCAGCTAGCTTAAACAACATAAGCTTTTCGACCCCAAAAATTGATATACTGCAAGCATACTACAGGTTGGTACTGCTATACTTATGTTGTTAGTGTTAATTTGTGGGTAAAACTtaaaagacaatatatatatcttagGTGTACGTAGTATCTGTATATTAGATTTTTCAAGTATTGAAatgaattgtttttggaaatgattacattttttgtgttttaatgaTCAATGCAACTaggtatttgaatttaattggaaaactTAATATAATGTACTTGAGTTTTCCCCTTAATTTGGTAGCTGTGCTTATAACTAGAAACAatgtttacaaaaaatttaggcatatattcttttaaagaaaaattcacaATTATTAACATTGTCTAATGTGATTGatacataatattaaattaataaataaataaataaataaaaaacatgtgtgTCAATGGTGGACGAAGTGAAAGTAAATTATGTaaacaattgtgaaaaatgttatgctCAAATATTGCTCCAATTTTATTGTATCTTCAAAATCATTTTACAGGAATCTGTCCAACGTTTATGAAAGTAGTTTCCCAAATCGGCCACCTTCTCTTTTTAACTTCACGGGAGATTCAAACGATGGCTTACTACTCCCAAGCATAGGAACAAAGGCAAAGATCATAGAGTATGGTAAAAGGGTGGAGATAGTGTTCCAAGGAACTAGTATTGGGAATCCAGAGAATCATCCTATGCATTTGCATGGTTTTAGCTTCTATTTGCTTGGGACAGGTTATGGGAACTTCAACAAAACCACTTCCCCCAAGACTTATAACTTGATTGATCCACCAGAAGTCAATACCTTTGGAGTTCCTAAGAGTGGATGGGCTACTATTAGATTTGTTGCTAATAATCccggtactctctctctctctctctcttattagTCACGATGATTGACAAATGTATGTGCATATGATGATAATACATCAATGTGCTTATGACCacatcatttttgaaaaaaatttccacaacTTGTTAAAGTGGTTGACTATGAGTAATTAGACAATCACTTCCACATAaatttactcatttttttttatccattagTCACGATCAACTACTTTAAAATTGTGACAGTTTTATTGTAGCACAAAACCCGTGTCCCTAAAGTTTCTCTTATTACTgacatttataatatttttcaggAGTATGGTTTATGCATTGTCATTTGGAAAGGCATGCAAGCTGGGGTATGAACACTGTCATCATAGTGAAGAATGGGACCACCAGCGCAACAAGCATTCGGCCACCCCCGGCTAATTTGCCTACTTGTTCCTAATGCGGGAAAATTTACTGTTTTAATGTCAAAGGACTTAAACAGTAGAACCTGATTTCAATGAAGTCTTTGAAGAAttatagtaaataaaattatgcaatgttaggatatgtgccctttaaatcctattgtatgatgctatatatgacattatgttgtgattaataaacttgttttattattatttaaaataatggtaacatgaatatttggacattattatatagtccatgagatgtatagtatgtgatttatgtgatttagtcacagaaaatataaatcacaagttctttgtaaacttagaattttagttcgtaatcagtgatgaaattaggcatttcatctgcgaagactacaACATattaactaagatgatttgtcttcaTCATGAAaatggagacttctagttgatatgttttaagtgttaaaaCATATTGAATTAGACCGTTATGAGAATTATTATTCTACAAacaactgtcaaatgaataataaatcttacgatttctatttacatcaactcttaatcctaagagaataatgaacctaATCATGAAGTGTaagttgctttgatatatcaagagtgagatctaaaatcacaatcaaaactTCAATATGTTGGGTAGCCACATTTAGTATTGAAGAAACATATATTCTctagatggaattcataatctcttaacagagatataatatattcccttgagataagtttaatgaatttggttattcagagtgttaggcctaactactttagtaagaagttactaaagtataaatttatgaaattggatttcataaatatataatgaataacttaaatgattaaaccgggtactcaaggattaagatgtagtaatcttcaaagtggcaatTAACATTCATGACAttgtattactatgaatattttaatgaaagagttgaatgtataataaaatcttgggatataatttattaataaggcctagagtgcaattatatttatatagtagtattaaatataattaatggtaatttttagtttatcaagagttgatagaaagaCCTAAAATCCATTAGAGCTAGTGTCTTAGttgtcccttttggtcccactccaagccacatactaaaactCAATTGGAATGGCTCAAAaagctagcccaattagataatcagttatatataaaaagtgaaacatacagaattttattattagaatgaaatggtgtgtatgtgagtgtaagccactctcttattctcccctaaacacatacatataaactgattgagagatcacacttcttgggcataagtaggattggagtgaagattaaaaatgttcccaagtacttttaatctttgtttttgaatttcactgtACCAGGGTATGCTCTTTtattcttaaattctgaaatttacatagtacatgttatcaattgcaaaGGAAGTAGATCCATTGAGTTTctgttgcgtatgttttgtatgcgatacaaaccATATTTTTCCGACATGCAATTAAGGTGGTTTGAACAGTACTTCTAGAAAAATATTGGGAAACCCTGTATGATTGTATGAAAATCTGTCTTCTTGATATGTTTGCTTATATTAATATCAAATTTCGATAACATATTTTGTCTAACTTCGATATTAGTGTCAAAATACCAATATGAATactaaaatgtcaaaatttgcatTATCAGCCTAGAAAAATAAGGAATTACTTTGTagaagggaaattttttttaccaatcacAAATTACAATGTTTTACCATCAAGTCCACATAATACATTCAAAGCGGCCAATTACAAGATGCCACATGGACTTAGTGGGTTTTATTGTCACCATTCAAAGACCAATGGAAATAGTCCAAGTGTCATTTAATAGAAATtataaacaatatttaaaaGCCAATCACACTTCAACATGTGTTGATATTTAATGGAAAATGATATGAATagtttaattaaatattgtcatgtgttattttaaataaagaCACTTTTGCTAATCAAATAATGTCATATGTTCCTTGGAGAACAAGACATAAAAGTCCATCTATTTAAATTATGATATGTGTCAACAGTTAGAGTTAATCATGTGTCATCACACCACCCCAAGACTCCTATAAATTGAGGTTTTCTTAAGTCACGTGGAAACATATTTAGAAGTCTCAAAACTTTGCTGGAATCAAACTCCAAAATCTCTAAGAACTTCAACATTTGTATACGAAGAGCATTTAAAGAGAAatcattcaaataattttttaagatctcaaagttcacttGAATCAAGCTCAAAGCCTTTGGAAACTCCAAGATACTACAAAATAGTGAAACTTTAcagattcaagcctctaaagtcCCGAAATACTTCCACCACAAATCTAAATATGATGAACATTCATCCAAATCATCATTCCaagtttcaaacttttattcaaaTCAAGCTTCAAAACCTCTAGAAACTTCCAAGACTTTGATCCATCAAAAATTCATCGGATTCAAGCTTTAAAACCCCAAAGAACGTTCACCAtaaatctttgaaaaaaaaaataataacattgGAAGAACACACAAAGAACGcgaaaaacaagaagaaagagaaatctTTAACAAGCACATAACTAGAGATTGGGGGGATTAAGAATGAgattgtgggttttgttggtgGTATTGCTATTGTTGATCTTCTTGGGACTGagattgaggttttttttttaataattatgatttttccttcaaaagtaagatattatcattattattgtacattttagaccccttaaaacacaagaagtttaacctagttatttagtcaagcgattacttagataaattattcaaatctaagttaacacattcaaatcatatcatgtaaataatgcggaaaagtaaataatacaacgatatgataacccaggaaaaccaaaccaataaaaaatctggggaggattgaacctagctatccttaaggtaaaacagatctactataaaagaattgaaatttgtataataagacttagaccactaacattctattgctaccttgagtagaaaacttactaccacgaccacgtgatagCTCCAAGTCCACGAATTACTTCTTTTCTTGATCcactgcaaccacaagtactcctacttgtatttttctttaagctcttgaaacaacaactgaagagatcaccaagttcttgacattaatcttgatcttgataaccctaagtgtatatgaaggtaaacaccacCATAAATCTATGAAAACGCAAAAAGAACATTGGAAGAACACACAAAGAATGTgagaaacaagaagaaaaagaagcctTCAACAAGCACATAATTAGAGATTGGGGGGATTAAGAATGAgattgtgggttttgttggtgGTATTGCTATTGTTGATCTTCTTGGGAATgagattgagtttttttttttttttttttttttttttaattatgatttttccttcaaaattaAGATATTATCATTACTATTATTATACGTTTTTAGACACCTTAAAATACAAGAAGTTTAACCTgtttatttagccaagtgattacttagataattaattcaaatctaggttaacacattcaaatcatatcatgtaaattatatggaaaagtaaataacacaacaatatgataatccaggaaaaccaaaccggtaaaaaatctggggaggattgAACTTAGCTAGCTATACTCAAGGTAAAataaatccactatgaaagaattgaagtttgtataataagacttagactactaacattctattgctaccttgagtagaaaactt
This DNA window, taken from Quercus robur chromosome 2, dhQueRobu3.1, whole genome shotgun sequence, encodes the following:
- the LOC126713529 gene encoding laccase-14-like isoform X1; its protein translation is MGVKMVVLILAFLGLLYLDGLPLCTASVVHNYTYVLKETNFTRLCSTKSMLTVDGQFPGPVLRVQKGDTAFVTVQNNGKYGVTIHWHGVKQPRNPWSDGPENITQCPIKPGKKFTYEVVFSDEEGTLWWHAHSDWSRATVHGAIVISPKNGTSYPFPKPYAEEVIILAEWFKGDVMEIIDEATATGADPEVSDAYTLNGQPGYPNNCSIATTYRLRVIQGKTYLLRLINAGMNEEMFFAIAHHKLTVVAQDASYLKPINTSYVMITPGQTMDILVTANQSPSHYYMAARPFFDSQAPYDETNTTAIFQYVGNYTPPSSPSFPTLPNITAKSAADNFTARLRALASKDHPISVPTGVDERIFITVSVNQLTCDKASCGGPNNSTLAASLNNISFSTPKIDILQAYYRNLSNVYESSFPNRPPSLFNFTGDSNDGLLLPSIGTKAKIIEYGKRVEIVFQGTSIGNPENHPMHLHGFSFYLLGTGYGNFNKTTSPKTYNLIDPPEVNTFGVPKSGWATIRFVANNPGVWFMHCHLERHASWGMNTVIIVKNGTTSATSIRPPPANLPTCS